ACTTCGATTTGGTGACGCGCTTCAACGACGAGGCGCACTTCTTGGACGAGTCTGACCCGCGCTACACGGCGCCGGCACTCGAGGCCATGGAGTACCTGGTGGGAAAGGACGTTCCGTTCGAGATCAACTGCGGCGCCGTCAACCGCGGCCGCAAGGCGGAGCTCTACCCGCGTCGCGAGCTGCTGCGCGCTCTTCACGACTTCGGTGGCCAGATCCTCATCAGCTCGGACGCGCACCAGAAGGAGCTCCTCGACGGCGGCTTCGACGTCGCGGTTCGCACGGCCATCGACTGCGGCTTCACGCACGTCAACTACCTTGCCCACGATGCCCAGGGCAAGGTCGAGGTGCGCCAGGTCGCGCTCGACGGCCTTTACTAGCGGCTGCATTTCGCGTGGGCGAGAAAAGCCGCGCGGCGTGCCCGCAACGTGCCCTCGAAGCTGTATATAAAGCCCTCGTTTGGGGTATTCCTCACTCACTTGCTGGCGGTGGTCGCCGGCACGAGTGAAAGGAACCGACATGGGTTTCATCGGCACCGTCATTCTGGTGGTTGTCATCGTGGCCATCGTGCTCTCCACGGGGTACGTCGTGCGGCAGCAGCACGTGGCCATCATCGAGCGCCTGGGGCGCTTTCACGGATTTGCTGGTCCCGGCTTTCACGTCAAGGTGCCCTTCATCGACGTGACGCACGACGTCAGCCTCATGACCGAGGACGAGCACATGACGTTTGACGCCAAGACCAGCGACAACGTCACGATCGAGCTCGACGTCTCCATCCAGTACCACGTGGACTCGCACGACATGGACGCCCGCCAGGAGTCCGGCGTCTACAAGAGCTTCTACACCCTGCAGGACCCGGTCGGCCAGATGCAGGACTACCTCGCGGACGCCCTGCGCTCGCAGATTCCCGCGCGCACGCTGGACGAGGTGTTCAGCGAGAAGGACGCCATCGCACACGCGATCGACGAGGTGGTGGCCGCCAAGATGCGCGACTACGGCTACGTGCTCGTGACGACGCTCATCACGCGGATCAAGCTCCCGGGCGAGGTCCAGGAGTCCATGAACCACATCATCGCGTCCAAGAACAACCTGGAGTCCGCCAAGAACGACGCCGAGGCCGCGCGCGCCAAGACGGTCATCGCGGCTCAGGCAAAGGCGGAGGCCATGGCGGCGGAGGGCAAGGGCATCGCGGACCAGCGCATCGCCATCGCCCGCGGCATCAAGGAGTCCATCGACACCATCAAGGGTGCCGAGATGAACGAGGGCGAGGCCAACCGCCTGTTCGAGTTCACCCAGTGGATCGACATGATGAACCAGTACGCCGCAAAGGGTCCCTCGACCGTGGTGCTCCCCAGCGACTTCGGCCAGACGTCGAGCATGTTCGACCAGGTCGTGGCCGCCCAGAACGCGCCGCGTCCCGCCGGCACCCCGCAGGCGCCTGTCGACCCGTACCGCAGGAGCGGCTCGGAGGGCTGGGGCGACGCCGGCAAGGGCGGCCACGCCGGCTCCGCAAAGTCTCACAGGTAGCTGGCGCCGCACACATTAGTGGGTGCCATGGCCGCGCGCCATGGCACCGCGCCTCCGGGCGAGAAGGCCAGCCCTTCTCGCCCGGCCCTTTCCGTGCGCGCGCTCCGTGCTTCGTGCTACGCCCGTGCGGGCAGGTTCGCCTCGGCCCACTCGATCACGTGGCCGCGCATCGCATGTACGAGCTCGTTTGCCCAGAAGCCCTCGCACAGATCGGGCATAACGTCCAGCGCAAAGACCCTCAGCGTGTACACGTGGTCCCTGTCAGGTGGCTGCGGGCCGTTGTATCGGCAGGTCAGCAGCGGGTCAGAGCTGCCCACGAGCCTGCTTGCGGATGAGTTTCTGCCTTGCACCATGCCAAACGACCCCAGGTTCGACGCGTCCTCCGGGAAGGAGAGCCGCCCGTCGCGCGCGAACGAGGCGTCGATTCCTGCCGCGACCCAGTGGATCCACGTGAAGCCGCACACGGGGATGGAGTCGTAGTCCGTGAACGCGATCGCAAGCGAGCGCGCCTGCTGCGGTATGCCCGCCACCTCGAAGGGAAACGACGTCGTCGGCGTCTGAGCGTACAGGTGCGCTGCGTCCGCGTACTTCGCGTAGCGGTCCGGAACCATGCCGTTCTTGTCGAGCCCAACCCTGATGTCCATGCTGCCTCCCATCGTTGGCGTATGCTCTCATCTTACTAGCGTCAGGCGAGCATGGGGGGCATGCGGATGGACGGACACTCTCGGGCGGCATCGGACGCGGCGGCCGGGCGCACGCCGCTCCTTCTGCACGCGTGCTGCGGACCGTGCTCGCTCGAGCCCGTCAAATACCTGCGACAGGAGGGCTTCGAGCCCACCATCTGCTGGTCTAACCCCAACATCCAGCCCATCCGCGAGCACGACCGGCGCCTCGCGGTGCTCGTGGCATGGGCGCGCGACGTCGCGCACGTGGACGTGATCGTCGCGGCGGACGACCGCGACGCATGGGAGAAGGGCGTCGCCCCCAAGGGCCTTGACCGCGAACGCAGGTGCAGGGCGTGCTATGCCGTGAGGCTGGCGGAAAGCTGCCGCGTCGCGCGCGAGCGGGGCTTCCGCTTTGTGTCTACGACGCTTGCCGTGTCGCCGTACCAGCTGTTCGACGCCTGTCACGACGAGCTCGTCTCGCTCGCGGCCGCGTACGGCATCACGCCGGTGTGGCGCGACTTCCGCCCGCATTACCCGGAGTCCGTGGACGACTCCCGGGCGCTTGGCATGTACCGGCAGAACTACTGCGGCTGCCGCTTCTCCGCTGCGGAGGCGGCCCTTGAGCGCCACGAGGCGCGCGACTGGCGCAAGGCCGCGAAGGCGGCCCGGCGAGAGGGCCGCGAGCTGCCTCCCAGGCCGGAGTACCTGCCCGGCTAGGGCGTGCTGCTGCCACGAGCGCCCGTCCTTCTCCGCTTTTGTGCTGAACGTTCGCCCGCGTCATGCGCGCCTGCGACATGGCGCGCTATCATGGGCGGCTGTTGGAACACGCGATGCGCGCGAGCTCGGAAAGGCCGCGCGCGAGGGATGCGGGGATACGCATGCGCACAGACGACTTTGACTACGACCTTCCCGAGGAGCTCATCGCACAGGAGCCGGCAGAGCCGCGCGACTCGTGCAGGCTGCTCGTTCTGCACCGCGACGACGGGTCCGTCGAGCACCGGCACTTCTACGACATCGTTGACTGCCTGGAGCCGGGCGACCTCATCGTCGCGAACAAGACGCGCGTCATGCCGGCGCGCCTGATGGGGCACAAGCGCGGCACGGGCGGCGTGAGCGAGACGCTGCTGCTGAAGCGCCGCGAGGACCTGGACGTGATGGGCCACGTGTGGGAGTGCCTGGTGAAGCCCGGCAAGCGCCTGAAGCAGGGCGCCGTCATCGAGTACCGCGAGGGCGGCATCCACGCGCCCATGAGCTGGCCCGTCGTCCTCACGGGCGAGGTCGTGGACTACGTGGACGAAAGCCGCGGCGGCCGCCTGGTGCGCTTCGAGCCGGCGGAGGGCCTCACGCTGGACGAGGCCATCCACAAGGCGGGACACGTGCCTCTGCCTCCCTACATCACGCAGTACGACGGCGACCCGGAGAAGTACCAGACGGTCTACGCCATGCACGAGGAGCACTCCGCGGCGGCGCCCACGGCGGGCCTGCACTTCACGCCGGAGCTCATCCGCAGGATCGAGGACATGGGCGTGCAGTGGAAGACCGTGGAGCTCGAGGTCGGTATCGACACGTTCCGCCTGGTGGAGGAGGACGACCCCACGAAGCACGTCATGCACACGGAGCGCTATCACGTGAGCCAGGACGTCGTGGACGCCGTGCACGCCACGAAGGCCGCGGGGCACCGCGTCATCGCCATCGGTACCACGTCCGTCCGCTCGCTCGAGAGCGCGTTCGACGCAAATGTGCCCGCGTGGGAGCCCGCGTGCGTAGCGCGTCGCTTCGAGGATGCGCCTGACTCCGCGAGGAAGCTTGGCAGGGGAGACATCGTCGAGCGCCGCGACGCCACCACGAACCTCTACCTCATGCCTGGCTCCACCTACCACGTGGTCGACGCCATGGTCACGAACTTCCACGTACCGCGCTCGACCCTCATGATGCTCGTCTCCGCGTTCGCCACGCGCGAGCAGATCATGGCCGCCTACCAGGCGGCAATCGCCGAGAAGTACCGCTTCTTCAGCTTTGGCGACGCCATGCTCATGGTGTAGCCGTCGTCGCGACCCCGGGACCTTCCGTCCCGCCTTCCCATGCCTAAGGATGCGGGCCCCCATCACCTGCGATGGGGGCCCGCTTTTTCGTATCCAATGCTTTCGGAGTCGCGTTGTGCCACGTCGCGCGCATCCGCCTAGAGCGTCCTCATCACGAACGTCGCCACAAGTGCCACGAGGACCAACGCCAGCACGATCGCGCCTATGAACAGGAAGCGCTGCTTCCTCGTTGCCTCGCGCAGGTGCTTCTCCTCGTGGGCGAGCTTCTGGGCAGACTTCATACGCTCCTCGAGCTCCTGGCGACCCTGGGCGATCGTGTGCGCAAGCTCCGCGCTCACCTCGGGCGTCGCGTGTATCTCCGTCGCCTCGTCCAGCAGCTTCTGCGCCTCGGCCTGGCGTGCGTCCGCATCCTGCTTTTCCTTGCCGGCGGATGCGATGGCGCGGTCGCGCTTCGCGATTTCGTCGGACAGCTCCTTCTCGCTCGCGAGAGCGGCGTTGTACAGGCGCTCGTACTCCTCGCGGTGCTCGTCCGCCTCGCGCTTTGCCACGTCGGCCGCCGTCTCGGCGCTCTCGAGCGCACGTCTCTGCGCGGCGAGGTTCGCCTGCGCGCCGTCGACCAACTGCTTGCACTCGCTCGTGACGCGCTCCAGGTCCGCGCGCGCCGCGTCCAGGTGCGCGCGCTCGGCCACGATGTCGCTCTGCTTCTTCTGCACCACGGCGGGGGAGGCGTTCGAGTCCGCCTTCAGCGCGTCGAGCTCGCCCTCGGCCTTGCGCAGGCGCTCCTGCGAGTTGTCGACGGAGCGGTTAGCGGAGGCCATGCTCTGCTCGCGCCGCTTCGTTGCCTCTCCCAGCTGCTGGTCGGCCGCCTTCGCCTGGCGCTTCGCGTCTGCGAGCGTCTTCGCGGCGTCGTCCGCGCGTCCCTTCGTGGACTCCATCAGCTCGCGGTATGGTCTCAGCTGCTCCTCGTGCTCGGCCTTCATCTGGGCGAGCCGTCCCTCGAGGTCGGCCTTCTCGGCGGACTGCTGGTCGATCACGGCCTGGGCGCGTGCGGACGTCTGCCCCTGCACCAAAAGCGCCTCGTTCTGGGCGGCCACGATCTTCTCGTAGTCCGCCTCTATCTTGGTGCGGTGGTCCAGGACCTTCTGGCTCTCATCAAGCTCCGCCTTGAGCGATCTCACCTTGTCATGGGCCTCCGCGCGGCGCTTCGCCGCGGCACGCACCTGCCTGATGGCGCCAAAACCGCCCTTGAGGGGGTTCTCGGAGTCCGCGCCCGCCGCGTCGGAGCCCCCTTCCCTGCGAGACTTCGCACGCTGTCTGTCTAGGTCCTT
This sequence is a window from Parafannyhessea umbonata. Protein-coding genes within it:
- a CDS encoding epoxyqueuosine reductase QueH, encoding MDGHSRAASDAAAGRTPLLLHACCGPCSLEPVKYLRQEGFEPTICWSNPNIQPIREHDRRLAVLVAWARDVAHVDVIVAADDRDAWEKGVAPKGLDRERRCRACYAVRLAESCRVARERGFRFVSTTLAVSPYQLFDACHDELVSLAAAYGITPVWRDFRPHYPESVDDSRALGMYRQNYCGCRFSAAEAALERHEARDWRKAAKAARREGRELPPRPEYLPG
- a CDS encoding YbhB/YbcL family Raf kinase inhibitor-like protein, with the translated sequence MDIRVGLDKNGMVPDRYAKYADAAHLYAQTPTTSFPFEVAGIPQQARSLAIAFTDYDSIPVCGFTWIHWVAAGIDASFARDGRLSFPEDASNLGSFGMVQGRNSSASRLVGSSDPLLTCRYNGPQPPDRDHVYTLRVFALDVMPDLCEGFWANELVHAMRGHVIEWAEANLPARA
- a CDS encoding SPFH domain-containing protein translates to MGFIGTVILVVVIVAIVLSTGYVVRQQHVAIIERLGRFHGFAGPGFHVKVPFIDVTHDVSLMTEDEHMTFDAKTSDNVTIELDVSIQYHVDSHDMDARQESGVYKSFYTLQDPVGQMQDYLADALRSQIPARTLDEVFSEKDAIAHAIDEVVAAKMRDYGYVLVTTLITRIKLPGEVQESMNHIIASKNNLESAKNDAEAARAKTVIAAQAKAEAMAAEGKGIADQRIAIARGIKESIDTIKGAEMNEGEANRLFEFTQWIDMMNQYAAKGPSTVVLPSDFGQTSSMFDQVVAAQNAPRPAGTPQAPVDPYRRSGSEGWGDAGKGGHAGSAKSHR
- the queA gene encoding tRNA preQ1(34) S-adenosylmethionine ribosyltransferase-isomerase QueA, yielding MRTDDFDYDLPEELIAQEPAEPRDSCRLLVLHRDDGSVEHRHFYDIVDCLEPGDLIVANKTRVMPARLMGHKRGTGGVSETLLLKRREDLDVMGHVWECLVKPGKRLKQGAVIEYREGGIHAPMSWPVVLTGEVVDYVDESRGGRLVRFEPAEGLTLDEAIHKAGHVPLPPYITQYDGDPEKYQTVYAMHEEHSAAAPTAGLHFTPELIRRIEDMGVQWKTVELEVGIDTFRLVEEDDPTKHVMHTERYHVSQDVVDAVHATKAAGHRVIAIGTTSVRSLESAFDANVPAWEPACVARRFEDAPDSARKLGRGDIVERRDATTNLYLMPGSTYHVVDAMVTNFHVPRSTLMMLVSAFATREQIMAAYQAAIAEKYRFFSFGDAMLMV